A single window of Periophthalmus magnuspinnatus isolate fPerMag1 chromosome 22, fPerMag1.2.pri, whole genome shotgun sequence DNA harbors:
- the LOC117391083 gene encoding putative E3 ubiquitin-protein ligase UBR7 produces MAENNENQNGQELEAVDKGFLEEAMSVLAGSDSENCSYSRGYVKRQAVFACNTCTSNPDEPAGVCLACANKCHDGHDIFELYTKRNFRCDCGNSKFGEFKCQLIPSKDAENVKNEYNHNFHGSYCTCDRLYPDPDGQDTDEMIQCVICEDWYHSGHLGCIVVEPEELQEMVCEGCMNKAPFLWTYATHFAVRPVVNISPEGGEEEVDVEDDKKEATEPSQSVIENPSTSETNEVAEKRSSTCKRKREEEISGSSVHKPAKTVDCRLKELEAQAVQRPREGAVFWPYDWRTQLCTCTSCKRAYVSAQVQFLMDPSDTLVAYENRGLEEPFGQNPLLAWTDSMDRVQQLEVIYGIQEMTTALTTFFQQCTDEGKTITAEAVRQCFEELQERVIKRRRTNAGNQ; encoded by the exons ATGGCAGAAAACAACGAAAACCAAAACGGCCAGGAGTTGGAGGCTGTAGACAAAGGCTTTTTGGAGGAGGCGATGAGTGTATTAGCTGGTAGTGATTCAGAAAACTGCTCCTATTCACGG ggCTATGTGAAGCGACAGGCAGTGTTTGCATGTAACACTTGCACTTCTAATCCTGATGAGCCTGCTGGAGTTTGCCTAGCCTGTGCCAACAAGTGCCACGATGGCCACGACATATTTGAATTGTATACAAAGAG GAACTTTCGCTGTGATTGTGGGAATAGCAAGTTTGGGGAATTTAAGTGCCAGCTGATTCCG TCCAAAGATGCAGAGAATGTGAAAAATGAATACAATCACAATTTCCATGGCAGTTATTGTACATGTGACAGACTGTATCCAGACCCAGATGGCCAG GATACTGATGAGATGATTCAGTGTGTCATCTGTGAGGACTGGTATCACTCTGGG CATTTAGGCTGCATTGTGGTGGAACCTGAGGAGCTACAAGAGATGGTCTGTGAGGGTTGCATGAACAAAGCTCCTTTTTTATGGACCTATGCCACACACTTTGCCG TGCGTCCTGTGGTCAACATCAGTCCTGaaggtggagaggaagaggtggatGTGGAGGATGACAAGAAAGAAGCTACGGAGCCAAGCCAAAGTGTAATTGAAAATCCTTCTACCAGCGAGACGAATGAG gtaGCAGAAAAAAGGAGTTCCACTTGCAAACGGAAACGTGAGGAAGAGATATCCGGGAGCTCTGTTCATAAGCCAGCCAAGACAGTGGACTGCAggctgaaggagctggaggcccAGGCTGTGCAGAGACCCAGGGAGGGAGCAGTGTTCTGGCCTTACGACTGGCGCACGCAGCTCTGCACCTGTACCAGCTGCAAG AGGGCCTATGTATCTGCGCAGGTACAGTTTCTTATGGACCCGTCGGACACACTGGTAGCCTATGAGAACAGAGGTTTGGAGGAGCCATTTGGACAAAACCCCCTCCTAGCCTGGACAGATTCGATGGACCGCGTGCAGCAGCTGGAGGTCATCTATG GTATTCAGGAGATGACTACAGCCCTCACCACATTCTTCCAGCAGTGTACTGACGAGGGAAAG ACAATCACAGCAGAGGCAGTCCGACAGTGCTTTGAAGAACTACAGGAGAGGGTCATAAAGCGCCGCAGAACCAATGCTGGAAACCAGTAA